A stretch of the Vigna radiata var. radiata cultivar VC1973A chromosome 7, Vradiata_ver6, whole genome shotgun sequence genome encodes the following:
- the LOC106769380 gene encoding heavy metal-associated isoprenylated plant protein 32, which yields MSKEEFLKIQKCVLRVNIHCDGCKQKVKKILQKIDGVFTTQIDAEQGKVTVSGNVDPNLLIKKLAKSGKHAELWGAAPKPSNNHNNNQNHPVNANQVKNMQIEHLKGMGNHNQNNKGQHPKGGGGNNQPKGGGGGGGQQQGPNPQQQLQLQQQQQLQQQQLQQLQQQQRLQQQLQQLQQMKGFQDLNIPQFKDLKLPPHNSNPKAVKFDIPEDDEDFTDDELDDFDDDDEFDEEFDDDDEDDVMDDLPHNKMKLPPTMMNVPKAANNVAGKKGAGPVPFQVQGGGQKGGGGVSIGGGHQGGGNKSGNNGGKNGGGAFEGKSGGGGNKNNNGGGGGGGGNFNNNMNMNGGKKGNPMGAGGVQPPMNAGFRNMGGGGGPHGMSGPNVGPMNMSMPNIPAVQGLPAASFSGGGYFQGGGGGPNGMAGNPFQQQQQQLLQQQHQQLQQQQLQQQQQHMGAMMGNERFQPMMYARPPPAVNYMYPPYPYPPPDPYTHFFSDENTSSCNVM from the exons ATGAGTAAAGAGGAATTCTTGAAGATACAG AAATGTGTTCTTAGAGTGAACATACACTGTGATGGATGCAAACAGAAAGTGAAGAAAATCTTGCAGAAAATTGACG GTGTGTTCACCACACAGATCGATGCTGAGCAAGGGAAGGTGACGGTTTCAGGCAATGTGGACCCCAATCTTCTCATCAAGAAGCTTGCAAAATCGGGGAAACATGCAGAACTCTGGGGTGCTGCACCTAAACCCAGCAACAATCACAATAATAACCAGAACCACCCTGTCAATGCCAACCAGGTCAAGAACATGCAAATTGAACACCTCAAAGGTATGGGAAACCACAACCAGAACAACAAAGGTCAACATCCTAAGGGTGGTGGTGGAAATAACCAACCcaaaggtggtggtggtggtggtggtcaACAACAAGGACCAAATCCTCAACAGCAACTGCAGCtccagcagcagcagcagctcCAACAGCAGCAGCTCCAGCAGCTCCAGCAGCAGCAGCGGCTCCAGCAACAGCTACAACAACTTCAACAGATGAAAGGATTTCAAGATCTGAACATCCCTCAATTCAAGGACCTCAAGCTTCCCCCACACAACTCCAACCCAAAAGCTGTTAAGTTTGATATTCCAGAGGATGACGAAGACTTCACCGATGATGAATTGGATGATTTTGACGATGATGACGAATTTGACGAGGAGTTTGATGATGACGACGAAGATGATGTTATGGATGATCTTCCAcacaacaaaatgaaattacCACCAACGATGATGAATGTTCCCAAGGCTGCCAATAATGTTGCTGGAAAGAAAGGTGCAGGACCGGTTCCTTTTCAAGTACAAGGGGGAGGACAAAAAGGTGGTGGCGGAGTCAGCATCGGTGGTGGCCACCAGGGTGGAGGTAACAAAAGTGGCAACAATGGCGGTAAGAATGGAGGTGGTGCATTTGAGGGTAAAAGCGGTGGTGGAGGGAACAAGAATAACaatggaggaggaggaggaggaggaggtaACTTTAACAATAACATGAACATGAATGGGGGTAAGAAAGGTAATCCAATGGGTGCAGGTGGTGTTCAACCACCAATGAACGCTGGATTCCGAAACatgggtggtggtggtggcccCCATGGTATGTCCGGGCCAAATGTAGGTCCCATGAACATGTCAATGCCGAACATCCCGGCCGTGCAGGGACTTCCAGCGGCCTCCTTCAGTGGCGGTGGATACTTTCAAGGCGGCGGCGGTGGTCCGAATGGTATGGCTGGAAACCCTTtccagcagcagcagcagcaacttTTACAGCAGCAGCATCAACAGTTACAACAACAACAGttgcagcaacaacaacaacatatgggTGCAATGATGGGAAACGAGAGATTCCAGCCAATGATGTACGCCAGACCTCCGCCGGCGGTGAATTACATGTACCCTCCTTACCCCTATCCTCCTCCAGATCCTTACACCCACTTTTTCAGCGATGAAAACACCTCTAGTTGCAACGTAATGTGA